One genomic region from Xylocopa sonorina isolate GNS202 chromosome 8, iyXylSono1_principal, whole genome shotgun sequence encodes:
- the LOC143426104 gene encoding uncharacterized protein LOC143426104, protein MANNADNKSECSAEIEAKNENDENEEPEKILIIDPDSEELDFNHSRLTKLENLEPLTKIRKLCFTWNLIKKIENLDTLTTLVELELRDNQIVTIENLDALVNLELLDLSFNRIKKIEGLENLLNLQKLYLSSNKIQYIENISHLKNLVTLELGDNKIREIINLEGLENVTNLFLGKNKITKIENVGCLQNLQLLSLQSNRITKIENLEDLRNLDQLYLSENGLTCIEGLSNCPKLTTLDLANNKIKKIENIDHLENLEEIWINNNEIEEWTTVENLAVNKKLQTVYLEHNPVAKDPSYRRKIKLILPWLVQLDATLCR, encoded by the exons AGAAAAAATTCTCATCATCGACCCAGATAGTGAA GAACTGGATTTTAATCATTCAAGATTAACAAAATTAGAAAACTTAGAACCACTGACAAAAATACGTAAATTATGTTTTACATGGAatctaataaaaaaaattgaaaatcttGACACCCTTACAACATTGGTCGAGTTGGAACTAAGGGATAATCAAATTGTTACTATAGAAAATTTAGATGCTCTTGTAAATTTGGA ACTATTAGACTTATCTTTCAATCGTATTAAAAAGATAGAGGGGTTGGAGAACCTGCTGAATTTACAAAAGTTATACTTATCATCGAATAAGATTCAATATATTGAAAATATATCACACTTAAAGAATCTTGTGACACTTGAATTAGGCGATAATAAGATAAGAGAAATAATCAATCTTGAAGGTCTTGAGAATGTAACAAATTTATTccttggtaaaaataaaataacgaaGATTGAAAACGTAGGATGTTTACAAAATCTTCAACTACTGAGTCTTCAAAGCAATCGCATTACAAAAATAGAGAATTTGGAGGATTTAAGAAATCTAGACCAGTTATACTTATCTGAAAATGGATTAACCTGTATTGAAGGATTATCAAATTGTCCAAAATTAACAACATTGGATTTAGCAAATAATAAAATCAAAAAGATTGAAAACATTGATCATCTAGAAAATTTGGAAGAAATTTGG ATAAACAACAATGAAATCGAAGAATGGACTACTGTAGAAAACTTAGCAGTTAATAAGAAATTACAGACTGTCTATTTAGAGCATAATCCTGTTGCCAAAGATCCGAGTTACAGAAGAAAAATTAAGTTAATTTTGCCATGGCTTGTCCAGTTAGATGCAACACTTTGCAGATAG